The DNA sequence AAAACTGTTAATTTGTGTGATATAACAAAATGAGTAAACAATTTTTTGTTTACATTGAATTTTTGCAGACATAATGTTTAATGATTAACTTAACTTTTAAACGGTTAAATTATAGATTTAGACTGCTGAATgtatgaaaaattaaaaataagagaaaatttggATTCTCATTGTCCATATTGGTATGAACCCAAGTATTTTCAACTCCATGTAGGCAAAGGCCAAACTCAACATTTTCTTCAAAAAGTTAAtattaaaatagaaaattaaaataaaaaaaagaagacaaaagTAATTATTCTTTTGTAGTTACtattttgagagggaaaagataAAAATTAGGGAAATAAATAAGGGAAGTGcataagaagaaagaaattaagaCGTGAacggaaaagaaaaataaaaagtttttgaaATCATTTATTCTGGACGACGGTCTATTTTTCATCTATATATGGAGCATATAGGCACTGCCCGAGTGCTGTGTCCCTAGTTCCCTACTATTTGATAGTGCAACTACAGTGGAAAAGGAACTGAGGGAGGAAGAAGAGTTGTGAGAATGGCAAAATCACCAGAAGAAGAACACCCTCAGAAGGTTTTTGGTTGGGCTGCCAGAGATTCTTCTGGGTCACTTTCCCTCTTTCATTTCTCCAGAAGGTATATTTGAACTGTGTGTGACCCTTTTGTGTTTTCTTCATTATTATATTGCTTTGAAATACAAAGACTAGGATGATCCAAAACCAATCCCAGAATAGTAAACATATACAACTATTTTTCTGTTCTTCTGGGCATATAAGCAATATTATAAGTTGAACTCTGTTTTGGCTTATATGGTATAGGGAGTTCTCTCTTCTTGTAGCTTTATAGTTTTCCATGTGTTATCACTCCAAAAGGGTTTAGCTCTTTGTTCTCTGCAGCAAAACCCCTTCTCTTAAACTATCAATGACTTGTTCTATTAACCCTCATACTCATGCTGTTAATTGAAATTGGGTACCAGGATGCTCATGTTTTCACACAATATGATGGAAATTTTTTAACTTTTGCTAGAGAATATTGCTACATGTAAATTGATGAAGAAATTTATAGTGGGTTTTGCTTAATATAGCAACAAGACAGAACCCGACTAAGATTTCCGTTATCACAAGTAGAAATATATTTCTTGTTAATCACAGTTTAGACCATGTTATGCAATGGGTCTTGGTCTTGGTTGTTCTTCATCATGGTTGATGCTTTCAAAAGTTTGGGGTACTGACTAGATGTGGGGGAGGACTCCCCTAGTGGCCATGTGATTCGTTTTCGTTGACTCTAATTTGTGCTGGAAATTGATGAAATAGATCAAATAGAAGGATCACTTATTAACTGTGGTACTACTAGAGCAGATTGCAGTCATTTACTTGGGCTGTTTTGTCACTTTTTGAATTATTGGCAGGGAAAATGCTGATGGTGATGTAACAATAAAAGTCCTGTATTGTGGGGTTTGCCATTCAGACTTGCATTCTGTCAAGAACGATTGGGGGTTCACCAACTATCCTATTGTACCTGGGTAATCATATTAATCTCACGTCAGTTTCTGAATTTCTCTAGTCACATATCTTCCGGCTTTAATTGTTTTGTGTGATGATTATTTGCTCTGTTATCTTAGAAATAGCTGGTGCAAGTTTACCGTATCCAACTTTATGCAAGCCTACCTTCACAATTTTGTGTTTGCATCAATATGAGCCATTTACTGGTGATTGGATGTTTGGTTTATACAATGAGTTTTAAGATTTATCTTCCATCTTTCTCTCGTGAGTCTAAATCAGCTCTCTGATTTTTAGAATGCGCTTGTACAGATAAATGCTAGTGTATGCAATATATATGTGACACTTCAGCTCATAAGTtaatatgtttttattattggCATCTAAAAGGGGCTCTGCTTCTGTCCACCACTGATTTTAATGTTGCATTATTCTTGTAAAAATCTGTCCAATGTGTGTTGAAGCgttttaataaattttatagGCATgaaattgttggtgttgtgaccaaAACTGGGAAAAGTGTGACGAAATTCAAAGAAGGTGATCGTGTAGGAGTTGGTGTTATGGTGGGATCCTGCAACACATGTGAGACTTGCCAGCAGGACTTGGAGAACTATTGCCCGAAAGTGATATTCACCTATAACTCCCTCAATCATGACAAAACTAAGACTTATGGTGGTTATTCTGATATGATTGTTGTTGACCATCGCTTTGTGCTCCGCTTTCCCGATAACTTACCCCCAGATTCTGGCGCTCCACTTCTATGTGCCGGGATCACTGTGTATAGTCCAATGAAGTATTACGGCATGACAGAGCCTGGAAAGCATTTGGGCGTGGCAGGACTAGGTGGACTAGGTCATATTGCTGTCAAAATTGGTAAGGCATTTGGTTTGAAGGTAACTGTCATCAGTACTTCCCCAGCTAAAGAGGATGAGGCTATTAACAGACTTGGGgctgattcttttgttgtttcaacTGACCCTGCACAACTGAAGGTAATGAACTAGTgataaatcaaagaaaaattcaaaatggtTATGTTATGGTTCCCCTAGCCTTGTCAAATATTTAATGCAAGTGTTATTTTCCGCTCCTACTGTTCAGGCAGCGATGGGTACCATGGATTACATAATCGACACAGTATCTGCAGTTCATGCCCTTGCTCCATTAATTGGTCTACTTAAGCTGAATGGGAAACTGGTTACTGTGGGTTTGCCTAATAAGCCACTGGAGTTGCCTATATTTCCATTGGTTCTGGGTATGCGTATACAACAACTAACGATTTTATATGTTCTGTTTTTCTTTCCCTCTTTTAAAATCACAGTCACTATAAAGTCTAAAATAAACTTATTCCTGAAATGATATGTAAATGTGCAAATTCCATGCTCTTTCTACTGAGAATAAAGATAAGTCAGTAAGTTGCTTGTTTATAACAATAGAACCAAACCAAAGTTTTCTTAaggtatatatattatataaagcGTGAACAAATGCTCAAAAGGACCAAATTGTCATGTTTTTAGGGAGGAAGCTCGTTGGTGGAAGCGACGTTGGAGGGATAAAAGAGACGCAGGAGATGCTTGACTTTTGTGCCAAACACAATATTACCTCCGAAATCGAGCTAATTAAAATGGACTACATTAACACAGCTATGGAGCGACTTGCCAAATCAGATGTCAGGTATCGGTTTGTGATCGATGTGGGGAACTCCTTGTCTCAGTAGACTTGGCTTTCATGCCTCAGCTTCTACCTTCACATGCTTGATTTGAGACTGAACTGCATTAAATAAGCAAGTGTTTAATTATGGTTTGTGATATGGGAGTTTCTGGGGGAGGTGGACTGGTAGCATAAGATAATATTGCTGTCCTGGAAACTTATGGTTGTACCCGTCTGTTAAATAGATCCCCCACTTTTTCGGTTGACTttatgatgaataataatatctGATTCAAGTTTCACCTAGTCTTTTCTTC is a window from the Rosa chinensis cultivar Old Blush chromosome 2, RchiOBHm-V2, whole genome shotgun sequence genome containing:
- the LOC112184982 gene encoding probable cinnamyl alcohol dehydrogenase 9, producing the protein MAKSPEEEHPQKVFGWAARDSSGSLSLFHFSRRENADGDVTIKVLYCGVCHSDLHSVKNDWGFTNYPIVPGHEIVGVVTKTGKSVTKFKEGDRVGVGVMVGSCNTCETCQQDLENYCPKVIFTYNSLNHDKTKTYGGYSDMIVVDHRFVLRFPDNLPPDSGAPLLCAGITVYSPMKYYGMTEPGKHLGVAGLGGLGHIAVKIGKAFGLKVTVISTSPAKEDEAINRLGADSFVVSTDPAQLKAAMGTMDYIIDTVSAVHALAPLIGLLKLNGKLVTVGLPNKPLELPIFPLVLGRKLVGGSDVGGIKETQEMLDFCAKHNITSEIELIKMDYINTAMERLAKSDVRYRFVIDVGNSLSQ